One window from the genome of Triticum urartu cultivar G1812 unplaced genomic scaffold, Tu2.1 TuUngrouped_contig_9161, whole genome shotgun sequence encodes:
- the LOC125532132 gene encoding importin subunit beta-1-like: MPKRKRETTAGPNPHRRPLATTATASPPPGTPSTMLREPQARTDIHASDGQLIQPAMDNITQIPKDAQDLDNNIRLVAECKLKQLQERNRPNFLLSLSAELSSDASPHECRCLAGIMLKNSVEGKYSEDNSILIEQWNNLDQRIKSQIKESLLITLGSLAPQARHASSQIIGRLAYIEIPSQGWQDLIGRLLRNMAQQGASPSSLKQATLEALEYVFEEKTLRFEKDTINGVLDAVIRAMNHQAEKSFQVRVAAVKALQNVHKFADFASDDDCRNRIMTAISDAAKSDEAVEVKHAAFGCLTAIASKYYMELEPYMETTLSLTTEALGLEGVVPLARQFIEGNIKVADWCSRKTAISVLGAILEGPSIEKLAPVVGLLIDKMEDPHMEIRGTATCTLRQVFELLHSPALDKRFFTTEDFPRIMAALSKRGKDVPEVSKEVCEAIYFHARGYDVPISSEVDHSKKKISSELSPFLSGVINAILSASELDKKTPFGLPASASAYGALIEIVRVSNIWDFEAVIAIMDLMPRIMRRLNTALDAKAISSDDKTNRQNLQALLCDVLHAIIEKLGNSLHADKVRESAQSMLLQFCRVLTCDCSTARDKAALAIGALARAVGPKFLDHMPIFCQYYSVKLFSPIYLEVIGTIFHVLGDEILPCCDDMMDVLYEGLSKPKLKPQILACFGEIALAIGKHFEEYHLQAVRKKLKEAANPRYYANVSDEDKVDYGNQLREGICKAYSGILRGIKDQKSGLKVAADLVEFIEAVSEDESRCT; this comes from the exons ATGCCGAAAAGAAAACGAGAAACCACCGCCGGTCCCAATCCACACCGCCGGCCGCTcgccaccaccgccaccgcctCCCCTCCACCGGGAACACCTTCCACAAT GCTGAGGGAACCGCAG GCCCGAACAGATATCCATGCTTCA GACGGACAGTTGATACAGCCAGCTATGGATAATATCACTCAGATTCCAAAAGATGCTCAGGATCTGGATAACAACATAAGGCTAGTAGCAGAATGCAAACTCAAGCAGCTCCAGGAGCGTAATCGTCCCAACTTCCTCCTGTCATTATCAGCAGAGCTCTCGAGTGATGCAAGTCCGCACGAGTGCAGATGCCTTGCTGGCATTATGCTGAAGAATTCTGTGGAAGGAAAGTATTCTGAAGATAACAGCATCCTCATCGAACAATGGAACAACCTGGATCAACGTATCAAATCCCAGATTAAGGAGTCATTGCTGATAACACTAGGATCTTTGGCTCCTCAGGCGAGGCATGCCTCATCACAGATTATTGGCAGGCTTGCATATATTGAGATACCCTCCCAGGGATGGCAAGACCTCATTGGCAGATTACTGCGCAACATGGCACAGCAGGGTGCATCTCCTTCTTCACTAAAGCAAGCAACTCTAGAGGCGCTGGAGTATGTGTTTGAGGAGAAGACCTTGAGGTTCGAGAAAGACACAATTAATGGTGTTCTGGATGCCGTCATCCGGGCAATGAACCACCAGGCAGAGAAAAGTTTTCAAGTCCGTGTTGCAGCGGTTAAAGCTCTACAGAATGTTCATAAGTTTGCTGACTTTGCAAGTGATGATGATTGCAGAAATCGTATAATGACTGCAATATCTGATGCAGCTAAATCTGATGAAGCAGTGGAGGTCAAGCATGCAGCATTCGGCTGCCTTACTGCAATTGCATCCAAATATTATATGGAGTTAGAACCTTACATGGAAACCACACTCAGCCTTACAACTGAAGCTTTGGGCTTGGAAGGAG TTGTCCCACTTGCAAGGCAGTTTATCGAGGGTAACATCAAAGTGGCAGATTGGTGTAGTCGCAAGACAGCTATTTCTGTACTAGGCGCTATCCTTGAAGGGCCTTCTATTGAAAAACTCGCTCCTGTGGTCGGTTTGTTGATTGACAAGATGGAAGACCCACACATGGAGATAAGAGGCACCGCTACATGCACTCTTAGGCAGGTGTTTGAGCTTCTGCATTCTCCAGCTCTTGATAAAAGATTTTTCACAACTGAAGACTTTCCTCGCATCATGGCTGCGTTGTCAAAGAGGGGTAAAGATGTTCCAGAAGTGTCCAAGGAAGTGTGTGAAGCAATATATTTTCATGCCCGAGGTTATGATGTGCCAATCTCATCTGAGGTAGACCATTCAAAAAAGAAAATCTCATCTGAACTTTCACCTTTTCTTAGTGGTGTTATCAATGCTATCCTTTCTGCTTCGGAACTTGATAAGAAGACCCCTTTCGGGCTTCCTGCATCTGCATCTGCTTATGGCGCATTGATTGAGATTGTGAGAGTAAGCAACATATGGGATTTTGAAGCTGTAATAGCTATTATGGATTTGATGCCTCGTATCATGCGAAGATTAAACACAGCGCTTGATGCCAAAGCAATTTCATCAGATGACAAGACTAACAGGCAAAATCTTCAGGCGTTGCTGTGTGACGTACTGCATGCCATAATAGAGAAACTGGGCAATTCACTTCACGCGGACAAGGTTAGGGAGTCTGCTCAGTCTATGTTGCTTCAGTTTTGCCGTGTCCTGACCTGCGACTGTTCTACCGCACGCGATAAAGCAGCACTTGCTATTGGTGCTCTGGCTCGTGCCGTCGGTCCAAAGTTTCTGGATCACATGCCAATATTTTGTCAGTATTACAGCGTGAAGCTATTCTCCCCTATCTATTTAGAGGTGATTGGCACTATCTTTCATGTCTTGGGAGATGAAATCCTGCCATGCTGTGATGATATGATGGATGTTCTTTACGAAGGTCTCTCAAAACCCAAGCTTAAACCTCAAATTTTGGCATGCTTTGGAGAGATCGCTCTTGCTATCGGCAAGCATTTTGAGGAGTACCACCTGCAGGCTGTTAGGAAAAAGCTGAAAGAAGCTGCTAACCCAAGATATTATGCCAATGTCTCTGATGAGGATAAGGTTGATTACGGTAACCAGCTTAGAGAGGGAATATGCAAGGCTTACTCTGGCATATTGCGGGGTATAAAGGACCAAAAATCTGGGTTGAAGGTAGCAGCGGATCTAGTTGAGTTCATTGAAGCTGTCTCTGAGGACGAGAGCAGGTGCACATGA